The segment ACCATCCAACTCGAAGTACGTTCAAACCACAATGCTGGTCGGCGATGTCAGAAATAAAGTCTGTATCATAGTGGATGATCTGGTGGATACTTCTTACACTATCACTAGAGCTGCTAAACTATTGAAAGATCAAGGCGCTACCAAAGTCTATGCTCTGCTCACCCATGGAATCTTTTCCGGAGACGCTTTGAGCAGGATCAGCCAGAGCTGCATCGACAAACTGATAGTTTCCAACTCTGTACCGCAGCAAGACACAATTGAATACTTAGGAAAGGGCAATGTCGATATTATGGATGTTTCACGAGTTTTCGCAGAGGCTATTAGAAGAATCCATAATGGTGAATCCATATCCATGCTGTTTGAACATGGATGGTGAATCCAGAGTTCTTTGGCAAGCAAGACTAAAAGTCAAGACAACATAATGGACAATACCAGAGAATGACTAGTTTTATAAATCACCTACTTAGAGTTAGCTGTTTTTTGTTCTTCGGTAAAAAAATACATCCATCTGACCTACTACAAGCACGTTTAAATAAGAGAGGCTTTCATTAATTTGTCCAAGACGTTTATGAAGGAATTTGTCCGTTTCGTCTTCCTTCATCGGCGACGTCTACCAAAGTGTTCAAATCAGTATGCTCATGTTCTTTATTGTCCTCGCGTGACTCAGTCTGATCAATCGATGGCTGAGACGAATGATTTTGTGATTGCCGATTTACATCATGAGAATGCTTGTGATGGTGCTTATGACACTGACCACGGTGATGACTGTGAGAACAATGCGAATGGACATGAGAATGCCCATGTCCCTGTGTATGCTTGGcctttccttcttgttcagctgtttctttctcttgagCCATCTTGGCCTCTTCCGCGACTTTTCTGTTCAGCTCATCCTCTGTTATCAGATGATGTTCATGATCTGTCGGAGGCGAAACATTTCCATCTTGATCAGGTTCACATGCGTTTATCGATTGTACCCATTCATCTTTCATTACATCATCCATTAAAATACGCTCTTTGGGGTTAATTTTGAGCATTTGACCAATAACtttccttgatgatcgAGGTAATAACTTCAATATGTAGAACGGTCCTTTTGTAGTATCTCTTGGATCGTCAGCCTCCTCGCAAAATAACCTAAAAGAAGTGTAATTTGTGCGCGGCGCTTTCCATGgaaatcttctcaaagacaTACAATAGAAAGTAATCGCAATCGACCATACGTCAACTGGCCTTGGATCATACGAGACCCGTACGAGGAGCTCGGGAGCCAAGTATGGGTCGGAGCCTACGATTCCCTTTGCTTGCACAATATCTGGTTCATAGGGATATTGGAAAACCACCGCGCTACCGAAATCAATAAGTTTCAAGACACCTTGCGAAGTTACCACGCAGTTgtccagcttcaaatcaCGGTGGGCCAATCCCACGGAATGTAAATAGTGGACACCACTGCAGATTTGCTTGAAATAACAAGCGATCTCGAGTTTTGTCATCATGCCGCTCATGACTAATGTGAAGAAATCATACGGGACGTATTCCATAACCACTAAGTATGTCCTGCCCTCCTGTAACATATCCAACGTCTCGATGATATTCGGGTGATGTAAAGTTGAGCCAATACAAAACTCTGCGGTTACTTTCTTCGAAAATGCTAACTGATTTTGCTTCGATTTCGTATTGCGAAGTCTAAACATCTTAACAGCAAACATCTTGCCGTCGGTCCGCTCCACAACAGAAACAGAACCTGAGGAACCTTCGCCCAGTTTTCTGCCCGGTATTCCATATTTATCGATGAGCTCCTTGGCATTATCAGTTTGGAAAATTGTCTTATGGGTTGTTTGAGATTCATCTGTTCTTACGTACACTCCATGCGATGATGACACAGAGAGGTCTTCTAAGTCTTTCTCCAGTTTTTGCTCTTCCTCAAGTTTCGTTTTAGTGTATGCAATCGCGTCGTCGTGCAACTTCTTAAAGAACCTTTTCAGTCTCAGCGGTTTCTTAGTCTTATCTCTGTGTTCGCCACTCTTTTTAGTAGACAGCTTTGGTACACTCGAAGAACTGGTGTTTCTCGATCTGCTGAGtttttgttgatcttcGATCTGTTTCTGCAGGATCTCTACCGGATGCATGTGAGCTAATtcagacgatgatgacggGCTCAAAGTGATATAATTCAGAGGATTATGGAaatgatgagatgaaggaTTAGCCACAGCAATTAAGGTGGGATCACCAGAAGCACTGTAAGCACTGCTGCCATTAGTACTATCAGAGTTGTTTCCTCCAAAATTGTTGACTTTTGCTTGCTCCTGTAGTCGCGTTGGCGACTGTGTCTTTCCATGTGAACCTGTTGACGAATTAGACATCTTCGGAGAGAGCAAATGGCCCAGGAACTCGCGGCCACTACTTAGCTGTTCTCTATCAAAGACTTTTTCTTGAGCAGAGTGACCAGCATTCTGCTTATGATCCAGCTTATTACCGCCAAACAACTTGCCTAGTCCGATCAACTTGCTTTTTGCAAATACTGATGGAATTGAGCTACCCGAAGCATTGGAGTGTTGCGAATTACCGCTGTCATGCGGAACTAATTTATCTAGGTCGGAATCATGCGATGGCATTACCATGGCTCTTGATTAACCTTCCGATGGTAAAGTACAGGTCaaactcaaagaagaaaggaaggTACGCTTATGGGTATATGGTAACTCAAACAACCACGGCTGAACTCATGTGTGTGTGAGTCAATTGGCCCAAAATTCTTGGCTCAGTTAATACAGCTGTCGCAACTATAATGGACTGTCATTAAGCTCCTTAATATTGCCAAAACCGGGGCACTTCGCACGGCTTGAATATTAAACTATCTTATCAAGAATTACATATGCCACGACTATCGGTAGGACACTGCTCCAGAGGATCCTGAGCGGTCGCTTGCACTTTTCTTGCCTTTAGTCGAGGATCTGGAATTCACGGGCGACAGTTGTGTAAAATGCGATTTTGGTCCGTCAATTGGACCTTCAGTGTAGCTGCCGACGTGATTCGGCGAGACCAACCTTGACGTTTCGTCCCAGTTATTTGTAGCCTCAATGATGGTCTTCGGTACGCCCTTGACCGTGATCACAGACTCTACTATACCGTTCTTCGTCGATTTGTACGACGAAGAGATTATAGCGTTTGGCTTAGTGGAGTGGGAACTCGAGCGGCCGTCCTCGGACGCTAGTTCTGGCGAACTGTGATGGGCGCCGGTGGCTGGGGCGAGCGCCGACGTGACCTGCGTGGGCTGGCCTGTCATCTCTGTGTGATCGACGGCCCGCTGGGACATGTCAAGATGCTTCCTGTACAGGTGTTCTTCGTTCGCGGGCAAGTTGTAATTCGGTTTTTTGATCGTCACGTATGGTTTGTTCACCTTGAGAGGATTGGAAGCTGGGTTGGACGGCAGCGCCATGTGGTTATGCGCTGCATCAAGCGGATGTGGCGAATTGGCGTTGCATGCCAAGTGGTCGTTTCTCACCTCGAGCGGCTGTCTTGAGTCCTCCGCAGAGGGCGAGTCGCTCCTGCTCCGGCTAGTGTACAGATGATGCAAGTAAGAAGTGACGTGTCTTTTGCTGAGCGGTCCCGGCTGCGCACGAATGATCTTCTGGTGAATATCGACAAAGACGTCCGACTCGTCGACGATCTCTTCGCCGATGAGCTCCTCTATGACATCCTCCAAAGTCAGCACGCCAATGGCCCCCATCGAAGACCCTGGATCCTCGCTCACCACACACATGTGCGACTTGCCCTCCTGGAAGTAGTTGAGAATGTTCAAACACGAAGTCGACGGCGACGTCTCGGGCAGCGTCGCGAGCGGGAAATGCGACACAGGCAAACAGTCCTCTGGATCGTACGAGATCAGAATACGCACCAACAGCATTCCGATGAAGTTAGTGGGCTCGTTGGGCAGATAGATCGGGATACGCGAGAACCCAGAGTCGAAGATCTCCGCCACGTGCTTTTCATCCAGCACGGTGTCGGCGCTGATCGTGAACACGTTCTCGATCGGCGTCATGATCTCGCgtactttcttctccttcaggTCCAACACCGCAGAAATGATGGTCACTTCGTCCTGCGACAGCCGCTCCACACCCATCGTGCGATGCAGCATGACCAGCGTCTTGAGACCAGATTTCTTATACATCGTCCCGTGGTCCTCGCCCAACATGTAGTCCAACAGCGCCGCGATCGGATACGCCACGGGGTACATCACATACATGAGAACTAGCACAAACGGCGCAAAGAACGCCCCCACCTGCAACCCGTACTTGACACACACGCTCTGCGGTATGATCTCTCCAAACACAACGATCAGCACCGTCGACGAGAACACCGCCTGCCACCCGCCGCCCAAACAACGGTCCAACACTATCGGCAGCGTCTCGTTCGTGATCACATTCGACAACAGCAGCGTAACAAGCACCCAGTGCTTCCCGCGGTTGATCAGCCCCAGCACTTTTTTCGCCAGCCGTTGTTCCTGCGCGGTCCCAGAACTGCTAATCACCTTCAGATAAATTTCATCCTGGCCCATAAGACCCAGCGTCAAACCGGCGAACACGCCTCCCAACAAAACCAACACCGCAGATATAAACAAATAGTAATCTCTGCTGACACCCTCTCCGACCGCATCTCCCTCACCTCGACCATCTTCCAACTGCGATTGCAACGGCAGCGAGTGGATCAGCCGTGGCAGAACAACCGTCGCCAACACGAAATAAACTCGGTGTTTCAGCATCCTAGTAGGCACAAGCCTCTCGGCTCTGTCATCGTGACACCACTCACCGTCGATCACCAGCTCGCCATGTGTTTAACGCTGTACCACCACGCTAACTTGGCAGTTGGCAGATTCCGATGCATTCCGCGTTACCCGCCCGCGTCGCGGCTGCTCACGCCACACGGCAAATAACCGAAATCGGAGCCCGAAAAACAGGAAGCCCAAATCGCGCCATGAAAAGGGGGCCAAATTGCGCTGGTCCAGCGCGGGAATTAGATCGCAGCGGGGCCAAAAACGGCCATCACGAGCCGCTGGTCCAACCAGAGAAACCGCAGCGAGGGCCAATGGGCCaggcagcagcagcagcaacaggGCCCCCTCTCCGGCCGCCCCTGCCGCTAATCGACCACCACCGTAATCAAGCCATCATCGAACGATAGCGCAACGCAATGGAAAAACTCACACTCACATAGAGAGACAAAGTTGTCTTCGCCTTGTCCTATCCCGCGACTCTTAAAAAGATGCCTACAACACATACATATATAAACAGGCTGCACGCCGCCGGATCACTTTCTTACGGATGATCCTCAATTACCTTGGTCGTTCCACTAGATCCTCAGCAAGCTTCAGACGTCTGTACCTCTTTACACACAAGAGATATCGCGTCGCTACTTCAAGGAGAATACAAACGATAATCGACCAGATGGCCGCTACCGATAGACTGAATCAGACTTCCGACATCATATCGCACTCGATGCAGCACTCCGACTCGACCACCTCGCTCGCCGCACTGGAGAAACCCTTCAAGGTCACCGTTGTCGGCTCCGGCAACTGGGGTACCACCATCGCCAAGGTGATCGCGGAAAACACCGCCCTTAACCCGCAGCTGTTTGCCCGCCGCGTCGACATGTGGGTGTTCGACGAGAAAATCGAGGGCAGAAACCTGACCGAGATCATCAACACGCAGCACGAAAACGTCAAGTACCTGCCGGGCATCGAGCTGCCCGAGAATCTGTACGCGAACCCAGACCTCCTCGACTCG is part of the Torulaspora globosa chromosome 7, complete sequence genome and harbors:
- the RTK1 gene encoding putative serine/threonine protein kinase RTK1 (ancestral locus Anc_3.167) — encoded protein: MVMPSHDSDLDKLVPHDSGNSQHSNASGSSIPSVFAKSKLIGLGKLFGGNKLDHKQNAGHSAQEKVFDREQLSSGREFLGHLLSPKMSNSSTGSHGKTQSPTRLQEQAKVNNFGGNNSDSTNGSSAYSASGDPTLIAVANPSSHHFHNPLNYITLSPSSSSELAHMHPVEILQKQIEDQQKLSRSRNTSSSSVPKLSTKKSGEHRDKTKKPLRLKRFFKKLHDDAIAYTKTKLEEEQKLEKDLEDLSVSSSHGVYVRTDESQTTHKTIFQTDNAKELIDKYGIPGRKLGEGSSGSVSVVERTDGKMFAVKMFRLRNTKSKQNQLAFSKKVTAEFCIGSTLHHPNIIETLDMLQEGRTYLVVMEYVPYDFFTLVMSGMMTKLEIACYFKQICSGVHYLHSVGLAHRDLKLDNCVVTSQGVLKLIDFGSAVVFQYPYEPDIVQAKGIVGSDPYLAPELLVRVSYDPRPVDVWSIAITFYCMSLRRFPWKAPRTNYTSFRLFCEEADDPRDTTKGPFYILKLLPRSSRKVIGQMLKINPKERILMDDVMKDEWVQSINACEPDQDGNVSPPTDHEHHLITEDELNRKVAEEAKMAQEKETAEQEGKAKHTQGHGHSHVHSHCSHSHHRGQCHKHHHKHSHDVNRQSQNHSSQPSIDQTESREDNKEHEHTDLNTLVDVADEGRRNGQIPS
- the MAM3 gene encoding Mam3p (ancestral locus Anc_3.168) → MLKHRVYFVLATVVLPRLIHSLPLQSQLEDGRGEGDAVGEGVSRDYYLFISAVLVLLGGVFAGLTLGLMGQDEIYLKVISSSGTAQEQRLAKKVLGLINRGKHWVLVTLLLSNVITNETLPIVLDRCLGGGWQAVFSSTVLIVVFGEIIPQSVCVKYGLQVGAFFAPFVLVLMYVMYPVAYPIAALLDYMLGEDHGTMYKKSGLKTLVMLHRTMGVERLSQDEVTIISAVLDLKEKKVREIMTPIENVFTISADTVLDEKHVAEIFDSGFSRIPIYLPNEPTNFIGMLLVRILISYDPEDCLPVSHFPLATLPETSPSTSCLNILNYFQEGKSHMCVVSEDPGSSMGAIGVLTLEDVIEELIGEEIVDESDVFVDIHQKIIRAQPGPLSKRHVTSYLHHLYTSRSRSDSPSAEDSRQPLEVRNDHLACNANSPHPLDAAHNHMALPSNPASNPLKVNKPYVTIKKPNYNLPANEEHLYRKHLDMSQRAVDHTEMTGQPTQVTSALAPATGAHHSSPELASEDGRSSSHSTKPNAIISSSYKSTKNGIVESVITVKGVPKTIIEATNNWDETSRLVSPNHVGSYTEGPIDGPKSHFTQLSPVNSRSSTKGKKSASDRSGSSGAVSYR